The proteins below are encoded in one region of Segatella copri:
- the nqrE gene encoding NADH:ubiquinone reductase (Na(+)-transporting) subunit E: protein MEHAISLFFRSIFVDNMIFAYFLGMCSYLAVSKNVKTSLGLGLAVTFVLLITVPVDYLLQTKVLSADGILGVDLTYLSFILFIAVIAGIVQLVEMIVEKFSPSLYAALGIFLPLIAVNCAIMGASLFMQQRILMDPANTQAITSVWDSIVYAVGSGLGWTLAIVLMGAIREKMQYCDVPKPLQGLGITFITVGLMAMAMLCFSGLKI from the coding sequence ATGGAGCACGCAATAAGTTTGTTTTTCCGTTCGATTTTCGTCGATAACATGATCTTCGCCTACTTCCTGGGTATGTGTTCATACTTGGCAGTATCCAAGAACGTGAAGACCTCTTTGGGCTTGGGCTTGGCAGTAACCTTCGTGTTGCTCATCACCGTGCCTGTAGATTACCTGTTGCAGACCAAGGTGCTCAGCGCCGACGGCATTCTGGGTGTTGACCTCACTTACCTGAGTTTCATCCTCTTCATCGCCGTCATCGCCGGTATCGTGCAGCTGGTCGAGATGATTGTAGAGAAGTTCTCACCATCGCTCTATGCAGCGCTGGGTATCTTCCTGCCATTGATTGCCGTAAACTGTGCCATCATGGGTGCATCGCTCTTCATGCAGCAGCGCATCCTGATGGATCCTGCCAATACTCAGGCTATCACCTCAGTATGGGATAGCATCGTTTATGCCGTAGGTTCCGGTCTGGGTTGGACTCTTGCCATCGTGCTGATGGGAGCCATCCGCGAGAAGATGCAGTATTGCGACGTGCCAAAGCCATTGCAGGGACTCGGCATCACATTTATCACAGTAGGCCTCATGGCAATGGCTATGCTTTGCTTCTCAGGCTTGAAAATCTAA
- a CDS encoding NADH:ubiquinone reductase (Na(+)-transporting) subunit D, whose amino-acid sequence MALFSKQNKEAFIKPLNGDNPILVQVLGICSALAVTSQLKPAIVMGLAVTIITAFSNVIISIIRNTIPQRIRIIVQLVVVAALVTIVSQVLKAFAYDVSVQLSVYVGLIITNCILMGRLEAFAMMNKPWPSFLDGVGNGLGYALILVIMGAVREFLGRGSLLGFQLIPEGAYDFGYVNNGMMTMPAMALILVGCVIWVHRAYIYKEEK is encoded by the coding sequence ATGGCATTATTTAGTAAACAAAATAAGGAGGCATTCATCAAGCCACTGAACGGCGACAACCCTATCCTCGTCCAGGTGCTTGGTATCTGTAGTGCCCTGGCTGTTACTTCCCAGCTGAAGCCAGCCATTGTGATGGGACTTGCCGTTACTATCATCACGGCATTCTCTAACGTGATTATTTCCATCATCCGCAACACCATCCCTCAGCGCATCCGTATCATCGTCCAGCTGGTGGTAGTTGCTGCCCTGGTTACCATCGTGAGCCAGGTACTGAAGGCTTTCGCCTACGACGTGAGCGTGCAGCTCTCTGTGTATGTGGGTCTGATCATCACCAACTGTATCCTGATGGGTCGTTTGGAGGCATTCGCCATGATGAACAAGCCTTGGCCTTCATTCCTCGATGGTGTAGGTAATGGTTTGGGTTACGCCCTCATCCTCGTGATTATGGGTGCTGTTCGTGAGTTCCTGGGCCGCGGCTCATTGCTCGGTTTCCAGCTGATTCCGGAGGGAGCTTACGACTTTGGATATGTTAACAACGGTATGATGACCATGCCAGCCATGGCATTGATTCTCGTTGGATGTGTAATCTGGGTACATCGTGCCTATATTTATAAGGAGGAGAAGTAA
- a CDS encoding FMN-binding protein: protein MKTNSNSYTIIYSVIIVVIVAFLLAFVSSSLKTKQDANVALDTQKQILNSLNLRDLDNATAAAKYKEVVKDEKEKDGMKYYECEIDGQKKTVYSVKGMGLWGGISGFIAVDADNNTIYGVYFNHEGETAGLGAEIKDNLKWQQKFQGKKIHKDGVEGIALGVEKDAPAGDPNNVDAVTGATLTSNGVDAMLKEGLAKFIK, encoded by the coding sequence ATGAAGACAAATTCAAATAGCTATACTATTATCTATTCGGTTATCATCGTGGTAATCGTGGCATTCCTGCTCGCGTTCGTGTCTTCTTCGCTGAAGACAAAACAGGATGCCAACGTGGCTCTTGATACTCAGAAGCAGATTCTGAACTCGCTGAACCTGCGCGACCTTGACAACGCTACTGCGGCAGCCAAATATAAAGAGGTGGTGAAGGACGAGAAGGAGAAGGACGGCATGAAGTATTACGAGTGCGAGATTGATGGTCAGAAGAAGACCGTTTACTCTGTAAAGGGTATGGGTCTCTGGGGCGGTATTTCAGGCTTCATCGCCGTGGATGCCGACAACAACACCATCTATGGCGTATATTTCAACCACGAAGGCGAGACTGCCGGACTGGGTGCTGAAATCAAGGACAACCTGAAGTGGCAGCAGAAATTCCAGGGCAAGAAGATTCACAAGGATGGAGTAGAGGGCATCGCTCTGGGCGTTGAGAAAGACGCTCCTGCCGGCGACCCTAACAATGTGGATGCCGTTACCGGTGCTACATTGACATCCAACGGTGTGGATGCCATGCTCAAGGAAGGTCTTGCTAAATTCATTAAATAA
- a CDS encoding NADH:ubiquinone reductase (Na(+)-transporting) subunit B, whose protein sequence is MSALRNYLNKIKPNFQKGGKLHAFESVFDGFESFLYVPNTTAKSGASIHDSIDSKRIMSFVVIALIPALLFGMYNVGYQNFKAAGTLDAASFIEVFGFGFLAVLPKLLVSYIVGLGIEFAWAQWKHEEIQEGYLVSGIIIPLIIPISTPLWMLALACAFAVIFCKEIFGGTGMNIFNVAVGARMFLFFSYPLAMSGDKVWVAKDAIFGLGNTLPDGFTAATPLGQLAQGSIPSASLCDSIIGFIPGCIGETSVIAIAIGAIILLWTGIASWKTMGSVFAGGIVMALIFQALGMTPIAWYEHIVLGGFCFGAVFMATDPVTSARTEKGKYFYGFFIGAIAVIVRVMNPGYPEGMMLAIFFGNMFAPLIDYCVVQSNISRRSKRAIK, encoded by the coding sequence ATGAGTGCATTAAGAAATTATCTCAATAAGATAAAGCCTAACTTCCAGAAGGGAGGTAAGCTGCATGCCTTCGAGAGCGTGTTTGACGGTTTTGAGAGCTTCCTGTACGTGCCAAATACGACAGCGAAGAGCGGAGCCAGCATCCACGATTCCATCGACTCGAAGCGCATCATGAGCTTTGTGGTAATCGCCCTGATTCCTGCTTTGCTCTTCGGTATGTATAATGTGGGATACCAGAATTTCAAGGCTGCAGGTACACTGGATGCTGCCAGCTTCATCGAGGTCTTCGGCTTCGGATTCCTGGCTGTCCTTCCTAAGTTGTTGGTTAGCTACATCGTTGGTCTCGGCATCGAGTTTGCCTGGGCTCAGTGGAAGCACGAGGAAATCCAGGAGGGTTACCTCGTCAGCGGTATCATCATCCCATTGATCATTCCTATCTCTACACCGTTGTGGATGCTCGCCCTGGCGTGCGCCTTCGCAGTTATCTTCTGCAAGGAGATCTTCGGTGGTACCGGTATGAACATCTTCAATGTGGCTGTGGGTGCCCGTATGTTCCTCTTCTTCTCATATCCATTGGCTATGAGTGGTGATAAGGTCTGGGTGGCTAAGGATGCTATCTTCGGCCTGGGTAACACCCTGCCTGATGGCTTCACAGCTGCTACTCCTCTCGGTCAGCTGGCTCAGGGCAGCATACCTTCAGCTAGTCTCTGCGATTCTATCATCGGTTTCATTCCTGGCTGTATCGGTGAGACTTCAGTCATCGCCATCGCCATCGGTGCCATCATCCTTCTCTGGACAGGCATCGCATCATGGAAGACCATGGGCTCAGTATTCGCAGGCGGCATCGTGATGGCGCTTATCTTCCAGGCTCTCGGCATGACACCTATCGCCTGGTATGAGCACATCGTTCTCGGTGGTTTCTGCTTCGGTGCCGTATTCATGGCTACCGACCCTGTAACCTCTGCCCGTACTGAGAAGGGTAAGTACTTCTACGGATTCTTCATCGGTGCCATCGCCGTTATCGTACGTGTGATGAACCCAGGTTATCCAGAGGGTATGATGCTCGCTATCTTCTTCGGCAACATGTTTGCTCCACTTATCGACTACTGTGTAGTTCAGAGCAACATCTCTCGCCGTTCTAAACGTGCTATTAAATAA
- the nqrF gene encoding NADH:ubiquinone reductase (Na(+)-transporting) subunit F, whose product MGNTSFILASIGVFLVVILLLVIILLVAKKYLSPSGNVNIEINGDKTINVPQGSSLMTTLNENGIFLPSACGGKASCGQCKVQVLEGGGEILDSEKPHFTRKQIKDHWRLGCQCKVKGDLKIKVPESVMGVKEWECEVISNKNVSSFIKEFKVALPPGEHMDFVPGSYAQIKIPAYDCIDYDKDFDKDLIGEEYIGAWKKFNIFSLKAHNPEPTVRAYSMANYPDEGDIITLTVRIATTPFLPRPQVGFQNVPTGIASSYIFSLKPGDKVMMSGPYGDFHPNFTSGKEMIWIGGGAGMAPLRAQIMHMTKTLHTTDRELHFFYGARALGEAFFLEDFWELEKEFPNFHFHLSLDRKDPVADAQGVKYYEGFAVNCIRDTYLKDHEAPEDCEYYLCGPPMLIKTVTDYLDSLGVDPESIMYDNFG is encoded by the coding sequence ATGGGTAATACATCATTTATATTGGCTAGTATCGGAGTTTTCCTCGTGGTGATTCTCCTGCTGGTTATCATCCTGCTCGTGGCTAAGAAGTATCTGAGCCCTAGCGGAAATGTAAATATCGAAATCAATGGCGACAAGACCATCAACGTGCCTCAGGGCAGCAGTTTGATGACTACGCTGAATGAGAACGGCATCTTCCTGCCTTCTGCCTGCGGCGGTAAGGCAAGCTGCGGCCAGTGTAAGGTTCAGGTGCTCGAAGGCGGCGGCGAGATTCTCGATTCTGAGAAGCCTCACTTCACCCGCAAGCAGATTAAGGACCACTGGCGTCTGGGATGCCAGTGCAAGGTGAAGGGCGACCTGAAGATCAAGGTGCCTGAGAGCGTGATGGGCGTGAAAGAGTGGGAGTGCGAGGTTATCTCCAACAAGAACGTTTCCAGCTTCATCAAGGAGTTCAAGGTGGCATTGCCTCCAGGCGAGCACATGGACTTCGTTCCAGGTTCTTACGCCCAGATCAAGATTCCTGCATACGACTGCATCGATTACGACAAGGACTTCGACAAGGATCTCATTGGCGAGGAGTACATCGGAGCATGGAAGAAGTTCAACATCTTCTCTCTCAAGGCTCACAATCCAGAGCCTACCGTTCGTGCTTACTCTATGGCGAACTATCCTGACGAGGGTGACATCATCACCCTGACTGTACGTATCGCCACAACTCCATTCTTGCCACGTCCACAGGTAGGATTCCAGAACGTGCCAACAGGTATCGCTTCTTCTTACATCTTCTCATTGAAGCCAGGCGACAAGGTAATGATGAGTGGTCCTTATGGCGACTTCCATCCTAACTTCACTTCTGGCAAGGAGATGATCTGGATTGGTGGTGGTGCCGGTATGGCTCCATTGCGTGCGCAGATCATGCACATGACCAAGACTCTGCACACCACCGACCGTGAGCTGCACTTCTTCTACGGAGCGCGTGCATTGGGTGAGGCATTCTTCCTTGAGGACTTCTGGGAGCTTGAGAAGGAATTCCCTAACTTCCACTTCCATCTTTCATTGGACCGCAAGGACCCAGTGGCAGATGCTCAGGGCGTGAAGTACTACGAGGGATTTGCTGTTAACTGCATCCGTGATACCTACTTGAAGGATCATGAGGCACCAGAGGATTGCGAGTACTATCTCTGCGGACCTCCAATGCTGATCAAGACCGTAACAGATTATTTGGATTCTCTCGGAGTTGATCCTGAGAGCATCATGTATGATAACTTCGGATAA
- a CDS encoding Rpn family recombination-promoting nuclease/putative transposase, whose product MKQVEERYISLLTDFGFKRIFGTAMNKDLLICFLNSLFNGRQVVKDVSYLNPEHVGDVYTDRRAIFDVYCEGENGEKFIVEMQNAYQTYFKDRALFYSTFPIREQAPKGNDWDFRLNHVYTVALLNFSMNEDAFDKEKIRHHVQLCDTATHKVFYDKLEYIYVEISKFNKPLEELDTLYEKWLYALKNLYKLTQRPKELCDKVFDRLFEEAEIAKFTPQEMREYETSKMAYRDIKNSVDTAKREGIAEGMEKGMKEGLEKGRAEGMNQRSLDIARNMLADGVDINQIMKYSGLTQEQIEKLK is encoded by the coding sequence ATGAAGCAGGTAGAAGAAAGATACATCAGCTTGCTGACCGACTTCGGTTTCAAGCGAATTTTTGGAACAGCAATGAACAAGGATTTGCTCATTTGCTTCCTCAACAGCTTGTTTAATGGCAGACAGGTTGTGAAGGACGTGTCGTATCTGAACCCGGAGCACGTGGGAGATGTATATACCGACCGAAGAGCCATCTTTGATGTATATTGCGAGGGCGAAAACGGCGAGAAGTTCATCGTAGAAATGCAGAATGCCTACCAGACGTATTTCAAGGATCGCGCCCTTTTCTACTCAACCTTTCCTATCCGTGAGCAGGCACCTAAGGGGAATGACTGGGATTTCAGACTCAATCATGTCTATACCGTAGCCCTGCTCAACTTCAGCATGAACGAGGACGCCTTCGACAAGGAGAAAATCCGCCATCATGTGCAGTTGTGCGACACAGCTACCCACAAAGTATTTTACGACAAGCTCGAATATATCTATGTAGAGATTTCCAAGTTCAACAAACCCCTGGAAGAACTGGATACGCTCTACGAGAAGTGGCTCTATGCTCTGAAGAACCTCTATAAGCTTACCCAGCGTCCGAAGGAGCTGTGCGACAAAGTCTTCGACCGCCTCTTCGAGGAAGCCGAGATAGCCAAGTTTACTCCTCAGGAAATGAGGGAGTACGAGACCAGCAAGATGGCATATCGCGACATCAAGAATTCCGTAGACACTGCTAAGCGTGAAGGTATAGCTGAAGGTATGGAAAAGGGAATGAAGGAAGGCTTGGAAAAGGGTAGAGCTGAAGGTATGAACCAGCGAAGCCTTGATATTGCCAGGAACATGCTTGCTGATGGCGTTGACATCAATCAGATTATGAAGTATTCCGGTCTTACCCAGGAACAGATAGAAAAATTGAAATAA
- a CDS encoding translocation/assembly module TamB domain-containing protein, which translates to MPPVQAFIGSEVAGALAQKFGTQVSIGKVNLGFFNRIIIDDVMMLDQKGDSMICASRVSAKLDFLPLKDGKISVSSAQLFGLNANIYKQDAKSPMNIQFVLDSLASKDTTRHTPLDLHIGSLIIRHGAVAYNQRDIAPKPGVFSPQHLGITDLSAHIILGHLTDKDIHLAVKKIALKDKSGLQLRNLRFKLDADQQQALLRDFSIELPHSQLQFDDLRATYRIENKHIVKPTLQFQGGIKPSVITLADIACFVPELRKFKDALQLHLQFSGTSTSARIHNLEFKTQSGSLLLRANGRVSDWDRLLRWKANISALKISGDGIGEVSRNLGKRISIPKEVLRLGDIYYIGEVYGAGKNVGTRGQLKTGVGEVAIKAEKAGSELKASINTQGINLGRILDNGQFGILAASLSAHGNKQHFYAKGSIPRFDFNKYSYRNIQIDGSYNRGLLEGLASIADPNANIQVEGSYSIPRKQYAATAHVQHLLPTILGLKVADKTYSLNDITVSAKNQGKDSYFDLEAPFASIHVDGEYDYATLTKSFTNLVASKLPTLPGIGKVDRSAKNHFTFQAEITSTEILQRMLGIPLKIEQPVFADGFMNDAEKTVNIYANVPDFSYGAKDYHGVKVRLHTINDSLKVDAQIRQGKWGDNGPGIHVKAAAADNQLFAKLFYDNHSAKLPIQGIIDTRAQFFKNENHVSTAHVTIHPSEIRIDGTPWEVHPADIIYSKNRLLVDHFAVSHDQQHVIVSGLATPEKTDSIVADLKDVDVAYVLNLVNFHSVDFTGKASGKAIIKSLFNDPDAYAQLDVKEFTFENGPLGVLHAGVNFNKELEQIDIHAVADDGPEHQTLINGYVSPKRNYIDLGIDAQGTSMKFLENFCGSFMNQVEAWGNGHLNVVGDLKNINLVGDLTAHGKVHLKQLNTDYTFDALHAHAIPDDILIENDTIFDRNRNIAILSGGIHHKHLTRLSYDLDIKAHNFLGFDTREFGDNTFYGTIYATGEVGIHGKSGETVIDINAEPEPGSIFVYNVASPDAISDKSFIHWHEIVPDIMDSLNGAPTTKQREDDIDFESDMRINFLVNTNQNLTLKLIMDEQSGDYITLNGDGVIRANYFNKGSFDMFGNYVVDHGTYKLTIQNLIKKEFEFMPGGTIAFGGNPYNAPLNLRAKYTVNGVPLSDLRIGRSFSGNNIRVDCLMDITGTPQSPKVDFSMDLPTVNSDAKQMIYSIINSQEEMNQQVLYLLGIGRFYAQTNNNQVSEDGEQQSQTSLAMQSLLSGTISQQLNTVLSNVVKSNNWNFGANISTGDEGFNNAEYEGILSGKLLNNRLLFNGQFGYRDNPNATQSFIGDFDLRYLIFPNGNLAIRMYNQTNDRYFTRNSLNTQGLGLIMKKDFNGLRDFFGIKKKKKKKK; encoded by the coding sequence GTGCCACCAGTACAGGCCTTCATCGGCTCTGAAGTAGCCGGTGCACTGGCTCAGAAATTCGGCACTCAGGTAAGTATCGGAAAGGTGAACCTGGGCTTCTTCAACCGCATTATCATAGACGACGTGATGATGCTCGACCAGAAGGGCGACAGCATGATCTGTGCTTCGCGCGTATCGGCAAAGCTCGATTTCCTGCCTTTGAAGGATGGCAAGATTTCGGTTTCATCTGCTCAGCTCTTCGGTCTCAACGCCAACATCTACAAGCAGGATGCCAAGAGCCCAATGAACATCCAGTTCGTGCTCGATTCGCTGGCTTCGAAAGATACCACCCGCCATACTCCGCTCGACCTGCACATCGGAAGCCTGATTATCCGCCATGGTGCCGTTGCCTACAACCAGCGCGATATTGCGCCTAAGCCGGGCGTCTTTTCGCCGCAGCATCTAGGCATCACCGACCTCTCTGCCCACATTATTCTGGGCCATCTCACCGACAAAGATATCCATTTGGCTGTCAAGAAGATAGCGCTGAAAGATAAATCAGGACTTCAACTCAGAAATCTGAGATTCAAACTCGATGCCGACCAGCAGCAAGCCCTGCTCAGAGACTTCAGCATCGAGCTCCCTCATTCGCAATTGCAGTTTGATGACCTGCGCGCTACCTACCGCATCGAGAACAAGCATATCGTAAAGCCTACACTCCAGTTTCAGGGCGGCATCAAGCCGTCCGTCATCACGCTTGCCGATATTGCCTGCTTCGTGCCTGAACTCCGCAAGTTCAAGGATGCCCTGCAGCTTCATCTCCAGTTTTCGGGCACCAGTACATCTGCCCGCATCCATAACCTCGAATTCAAGACTCAGAGCGGCAGTCTGCTGCTCAGGGCTAACGGCCGTGTGAGCGATTGGGACCGCCTTCTGCGCTGGAAGGCAAACATCTCAGCCCTCAAGATATCAGGCGATGGCATCGGAGAGGTTTCCAGAAATCTAGGCAAACGCATCAGCATTCCGAAAGAAGTGCTGCGCCTGGGCGACATATATTATATAGGTGAAGTATATGGTGCAGGCAAGAACGTAGGCACCCGCGGCCAGCTGAAGACCGGCGTGGGCGAAGTAGCCATCAAGGCAGAAAAGGCTGGCTCCGAGCTCAAGGCTAGCATCAATACCCAGGGCATCAACCTGGGCCGAATCCTCGACAACGGGCAGTTCGGCATCCTGGCAGCATCGCTTTCGGCTCACGGCAACAAGCAGCATTTCTATGCCAAGGGCAGCATTCCGCGCTTCGATTTCAACAAGTACAGCTACCGCAACATTCAGATAGACGGCAGCTATAACCGGGGATTGCTCGAAGGACTCGCATCCATCGCCGACCCTAACGCCAACATCCAGGTAGAAGGCTCCTACTCCATCCCCCGCAAGCAGTATGCCGCAACAGCCCATGTTCAGCATCTGCTGCCAACCATCCTGGGACTGAAGGTAGCCGACAAGACCTACAGTCTCAATGACATCACCGTAAGCGCCAAGAACCAGGGCAAGGACAGCTATTTCGACCTCGAAGCCCCGTTCGCCAGCATCCATGTTGACGGAGAGTACGATTACGCTACCCTCACCAAGAGCTTCACCAACCTGGTAGCCAGCAAACTGCCTACCCTTCCGGGCATCGGCAAGGTAGACAGGAGTGCGAAGAACCATTTCACCTTCCAGGCAGAAATCACCTCTACCGAGATTCTGCAGCGCATGCTGGGCATTCCGCTGAAGATAGAGCAGCCCGTCTTTGCCGATGGATTCATGAACGATGCCGAGAAAACCGTCAACATCTATGCCAACGTGCCTGACTTCAGCTATGGCGCAAAAGACTATCATGGCGTCAAAGTGCGACTGCATACCATCAACGATTCGCTCAAGGTAGATGCACAGATCAGGCAGGGCAAATGGGGAGATAACGGACCGGGCATCCACGTAAAGGCAGCCGCTGCCGACAACCAGCTCTTCGCCAAGCTCTTCTACGACAACCATTCGGCTAAGCTCCCTATTCAGGGCATCATCGATACGAGGGCGCAGTTCTTCAAGAACGAGAATCATGTTTCTACCGCCCACGTAACCATACACCCGTCTGAAATCAGAATCGACGGCACGCCGTGGGAGGTTCATCCTGCCGACATCATCTACAGCAAGAACCGCCTGCTGGTAGACCATTTCGCCGTGAGCCACGACCAGCAGCACGTCATCGTTTCCGGTCTTGCTACACCCGAGAAGACCGATTCTATCGTAGCTGATTTGAAGGATGTAGATGTAGCATACGTGCTGAACCTCGTCAATTTCCATTCGGTAGATTTCACCGGCAAGGCTTCGGGCAAGGCTATCATCAAGAGCCTCTTCAACGACCCTGATGCCTACGCCCAGCTAGACGTGAAGGAGTTTACCTTCGAAAACGGACCGCTCGGTGTGCTCCATGCTGGTGTCAACTTCAACAAGGAGCTCGAACAGATTGATATTCATGCAGTTGCCGATGATGGTCCGGAGCATCAGACGCTCATCAACGGATACGTCTCGCCTAAGCGCAACTATATCGACCTGGGTATCGATGCCCAGGGCACCAGCATGAAATTCCTCGAGAATTTCTGCGGCAGTTTCATGAACCAGGTAGAAGCCTGGGGCAATGGCCATCTCAATGTGGTGGGCGATTTGAAAAACATCAATCTCGTGGGCGACCTTACCGCTCACGGCAAGGTGCACCTCAAGCAGCTCAACACCGATTACACCTTCGATGCGCTCCATGCACACGCTATCCCAGATGATATCCTCATAGAGAATGATACCATCTTCGACCGCAACCGCAACATAGCCATCCTGAGCGGAGGCATCCACCACAAGCACCTCACCAGGCTGAGCTACGACCTCGATATCAAGGCGCACAACTTCCTGGGCTTCGATACCCGCGAGTTTGGCGACAACACCTTCTATGGCACCATCTATGCCACGGGCGAGGTAGGCATCCACGGCAAGAGCGGCGAAACCGTCATCGATATCAACGCCGAGCCCGAACCGGGCAGCATCTTTGTATATAATGTGGCAAGTCCGGACGCCATCAGCGACAAGAGCTTTATCCACTGGCACGAGATTGTGCCGGATATCATGGACAGTCTGAACGGGGCTCCAACCACGAAACAGAGAGAGGATGACATCGATTTCGAATCGGATATGCGCATCAACTTCCTCGTAAACACCAACCAGAACCTCACGCTCAAGCTGATCATGGACGAGCAGTCGGGCGATTACATCACCCTGAACGGAGATGGCGTAATTCGCGCCAACTACTTCAACAAGGGCTCGTTCGACATGTTTGGCAACTATGTGGTAGACCACGGCACCTACAAGCTCACCATCCAGAATCTCATCAAGAAGGAGTTCGAGTTTATGCCGGGCGGAACCATCGCCTTCGGTGGCAATCCATACAACGCCCCACTCAATCTGCGGGCTAAATATACCGTAAACGGAGTGCCGCTGAGCGACCTGCGCATAGGCCGTTCGTTCTCGGGCAACAACATCCGCGTAGACTGCCTGATGGACATCACCGGCACGCCTCAATCGCCTAAGGTAGATTTCTCGATGGACCTGCCTACGGTTAACAGCGATGCGAAGCAGATGATCTACTCTATCATCAATTCGCAGGAAGAGATGAACCAGCAGGTGCTCTATCTCTTGGGCATCGGCCGGTTCTACGCCCAGACCAACAACAACCAGGTGAGCGAGGATGGCGAACAGCAGAGTCAGACTTCGCTGGCGATGCAGAGTCTGCTGAGCGGTACCATCTCGCAGCAGCTGAACACCGTACTTTCCAACGTGGTAAAGAGCAACAACTGGAATTTCGGTGCCAACATATCTACGGGCGATGAAGGTTTCAACAATGCCGAATATGAGGGCATTCTGAGTGGCAAGCTGCTCAACAACCGGTTACTCTTCAATGGCCAGTTCGGTTATCGCGACAATCCGAATGCCACGCAGAGTTTCATCGGTGATTTTGACCTCCGCTACCTCATCTTCCCTAACGGCAATCTCGCCATACGCATGTACAATCAGACCAACGACCGCTATTTTACGCGCAACAGTCTGAACACGCAGGGTCTCGGCCTCATCATGAAGAAAGACTTCAACGGCCTCCGCGATTTCTTCGGCATCAAAAAGAAGAAGAAGAAAAAGAAATAA
- a CDS encoding Na(+)-translocating NADH-quinone reductase subunit A: MANVIKLRKGLDINLTGKASKDVTLQVAQAGEYALVPAAFVGVTPKVVVREGDHVNAGDALFVNKACPEVKFASPVSGEVTAIERGERRKVLCVKVKADAVQTSTDFGKKNVDALDGEAVKQALLEAGLFGYINQLPYAVSTTPDTKPKAIFVSALRDMPLAADFEVELEGNEEAFQTGLTALSKIAKTYLGVGVDQHSNALGEAKNVELNVFDGPCPAGNVGVQVNNIDPVNKGEVVWTVDPASVIFFGRLFLTGKVDLHKIVAVAGSEIKTPGYAEVLVGTPLSSFVANQLKATDHVRLINGNPLTGVKTTTADFVGGHTSEITAIPEGDDNDEMLGWILPRTDQFSTSRSYLSWLFGKKKEYNLDARVKGGERHMIMSGEYDKVLPMDIYGEYLIKAIITGDIDKQEQLGIYEVSPEDFAVAEFVDSSKLELQKIVREGLNTLRKENA; encoded by the coding sequence ATGGCAAATGTAATTAAGTTACGTAAAGGCTTGGACATTAACCTTACGGGTAAGGCTTCCAAGGATGTAACGCTCCAGGTGGCTCAGGCTGGCGAGTATGCGCTGGTTCCTGCGGCTTTCGTGGGTGTGACTCCTAAGGTAGTGGTACGCGAGGGCGATCATGTCAATGCCGGAGATGCCTTGTTTGTGAACAAGGCTTGCCCGGAGGTGAAGTTTGCCTCGCCAGTGAGCGGAGAAGTAACCGCCATTGAGAGAGGTGAGCGCCGAAAGGTGCTCTGCGTGAAGGTGAAGGCCGACGCAGTACAGACCTCTACGGATTTTGGTAAGAAAAACGTTGATGCGTTAGACGGTGAGGCTGTCAAGCAGGCGCTGCTTGAGGCTGGTCTCTTCGGATACATCAACCAGTTGCCTTATGCTGTGTCCACAACTCCCGACACCAAGCCTAAGGCAATTTTCGTTTCTGCCCTCCGCGACATGCCGCTCGCAGCCGACTTTGAGGTAGAACTCGAAGGCAACGAAGAGGCTTTCCAGACGGGTTTGACAGCCTTGAGCAAGATTGCGAAAACTTATCTTGGTGTTGGCGTTGACCAGCACAGCAATGCGCTTGGCGAGGCTAAGAACGTAGAACTCAATGTATTCGACGGTCCTTGTCCGGCAGGTAATGTAGGTGTACAGGTGAACAACATCGACCCTGTAAACAAGGGCGAGGTGGTTTGGACAGTAGATCCAGCATCGGTTATCTTCTTCGGAAGACTCTTCCTGACAGGTAAGGTTGATTTGCACAAGATTGTAGCTGTGGCTGGTAGTGAAATCAAGACTCCTGGCTATGCTGAAGTTTTGGTAGGTACACCTTTAAGCAGTTTTGTAGCCAATCAGCTGAAAGCTACTGACCATGTGCGACTTATCAATGGTAATCCTCTTACCGGTGTAAAGACGACTACAGCCGATTTCGTAGGTGGTCATACATCAGAGATTACAGCCATCCCAGAGGGTGATGACAACGACGAGATGCTGGGTTGGATTCTTCCACGTACCGATCAGTTCTCTACATCGCGTTCATATCTTTCCTGGCTCTTCGGCAAGAAGAAGGAGTATAATCTCGATGCCCGCGTGAAGGGTGGCGAGCGCCACATGATCATGAGCGGCGAGTATGACAAGGTGCTCCCGATGGACATCTATGGTGAGTATCTCATCAAGGCAATCATCACCGGCGATATCGACAAGCAGGAGCAGCTCGGTATCTACGAGGTAAGTCCTGAAGATTTTGCTGTGGCTGAGTTCGTGGATTCATCTAAGCTCGAATTGCAGAAGATTGTACGCGAGGGCTTGAATACCCTGCGCAAGGAGAACGCTTAG